AAGTTTCTTCCCCCAGCGCATATCTGATGAAACATTGTATGGAGAGCGGCTCATATTTTCCATTCCTGCACTGACAACAAGTCTGTTATCACCCACACGTATGGACTGAGCTCCGAGCATTACGGTTTTCATACCGCTGCAGCAAATCATGTTCATTGTATGAGCAGGGACGGTATCGGGGATTCCAGCGGCAATAGATGCCTGACGTCCAGGTCCCATCCCCTGGGCACCCTGCAGAACATTTCCCACAAAGACTTCATCTATCTTTGCAGGATCTATTGCACAGTCCTCAAGAGCGGCCCTGATAGCGGCAGCCCCCAGTTCTGGGGCAGGGGTCCCTTTAAATGCTCCGCCGAAACTACCGAGGGCAGTTCTTCTGGCAGCGACAATATATACTTTTTCCATTTATTTACTCCTTAATACTACTGAGTCACTTGCCTCTTTGTTCGGCAAACTCCGGGCTTTCGAATGAATATAGCCCAGCTCTATGGCTTCATTTGTGAGTTGTTCTCTAAACTCCGGATGAGCAATCGAAATCAGGGCTTCTGCTCTTTCAGATAATGTCCGGCCTCTCAGATGTACTGTTCCGAATTCAGTTGCCACCCAGTCCAGATCCTGACGGGGAACAGTCACTGCCGAACCCGGAGGAAGGGTAGAGACAATTGTAGAGATAGTACCTTTCTTTGCTGTGGAACGAAGGGCAATAATTCCCTTGCCGTTCTTAGCTTTCTGGGCTCCCCGGTGGGTATCCAGCTGACCTCCTGTCCCTGAATACTGAACAGGACCAAGACTCTCAGAGCAGACCTGACCTGCCAGATCCACTGTAATGGCAGTATTGATACTGACCATATTGTCATTCATGGCAATCACATCAGGATCATTGACATATTTCCCTCTCATCTCCAGGACAGCGGGATTATCATCCAGCCAATCGTACATCCTCTGACTTCCCAGAGCGAATGTGAAAACAAATTTATTAGGCCACAGAGATTTTTTACTGTTATTTACAGCACCCTTTTCAAAAAGGTCTATCATGCTCTCTGTAAACATCTCCGTATGTATACCCAGATTCTTCTTATTTCCCAGAAGAGCTGCAACAGCATTGGGTATTCCTCCTATTCCGATCTGAAGAGTACTGCCGTCCTCAACAAGTTCAGCAATATGGACAGCAATCTCTTTTTCCACGCCAGCTGATTCGAGGGTCGGGATCGAAGGGATAGGAGCGTCATAATAAACAACCATGTCCACATCACGGATGTGAACCTGAGTATCTCCATGAATCCAGGGAACATATTTATTGACTTCCATCACCACCAGATCAGCTGCTTCCACAGCCTCCAGTTCATAGACATTAGAAAGACCAAGATTGAAAAATCCGTTTTCCTCACGCATGGCAGTGGAGGGACCCCAGTAAACAATACTGACACCTTCTTCCTTCAGGGCATCAAGTTTATTTGTCCCCGCCTGATGCAGGTTATTGGGTATAAAATCCACAAGATTATACCCAAGCTTGGCAGCCTTACGGTTTGAAGGCCCGAAAAACCAGTTTTCATTCATGAATATCCCTTCGTATTCGGGATTCTCACAGAATTCATAGGACTGCATATTCAGACAGGATATTATTCTCAGATGCTCAAAATGATCTGCATACTTATGCAGTTCGGACATAAAGCCCTGACTCTCCATGGATGCCATACCCATTATAACCGCTGCCTTTCTCGGCAGAGATCTGACAGCATCCTCAATGGATTTCTCTTTTTTATTAAGACTGCTTTTCCAATTACTCATAACTGTATCCTTTATTAAGAACTTTCCTGATTAGAGGACAAGCCCTCCATCCACACCAAGGGTCTGGGCAGTAACAAAAGAAGCCTTGTCACTGGCAAGAAATAGAGCAGCATTGGCAACATCTTCGGCTTCTCCCATACGAGCAAGGGGTGTCTTACCGACCATCAAATCCAGAATTTTTTCGGGCATTTTTTCAGTCATGGGAGTTCTGATAAATCCGGGAGCAATTGCATTGACCCTTACCTGAGCACCCTTACGGGCGAATTCTTTGGCCCAGGTTTTAGTCAGGGTGATAACCCCTCCCTTTGTTGCAGCGTAATTGCTCTGTCCTACATTACCGACCACACCTACAATACTGGCCATATTGATGATAGAACCGTTATTCTTCTCAATCATTCCAGGAGCCAGCTCTCTTGTAATAAGAAAAACTCCTTTTAGATTTACATTAATCACTGCATCCCAGTCTTCATCAGACATTTTCTGAATAAGATTGTCTCTTGTGATTCCGGCATTATTAACAAGAACTTCTACACTGCCTTCCTCTTTGAGTATCTCGGCACAGACTGATTTAACATCATCCGAACTGGTTACATTTAAAACCTTGGATTTAACATTGGTATATTTAGAACTGATTTCTTCAAATCCATCAAAATTCATATCAAGGGCAATAACTGTTTTTGCTCCGGCAGCAGCAAAATTTTCAACAATCTGTTTACCGATTCCCCGGGCACCGCCGGTTACAACACATACTTTTCCATTCAAATTCATTACATACTCCTTTTAGTACTATCGAGACTGCTATTTTGTCTCGGAATATTGCTCAAAATTGGCTATATATCACCCGGAGACAGGACCCCATTTAACAGCGCAGGCTGCCCATACAAAACCGATACCCGCCCCGACCATAACGATGTTGTCACCATCTTTCACTTTTCCACTCTTAAGGCCTTCCAGCAGAGATATAACCTGGTCGTTCTGACCTATATGCCCATACTCATTAAGATAGGTGGTCTGATCTTCATTCAGACCAAGCTCTTTCAGAATGTAATCGTGTGTACTCTTCTTAAAATGGAGAATCGCAAGGTAGTCCAGATCTTTCCGTTCAAGTCCGCTTTTCTTCAGACTGTCATCAATAACAGCAAAAAAGTTAGGCAGAGTTCTCTCTCCCAGTTTCTGTTTAAAACTATCCACATCATCAATTTCGAAGTGCAGCTTATCTGTATCCTCTGCTTTCATAGGCCAGTTTTTTGTCCCTCCGGCCTTAACGATACAGTCAGTTGAAAAGTCCCCATCTCCACGGAAAGCACTGGCCGTGAGAATATTGGCATTGTGCCCTTTTCGCAGAATCATGGCGGCTCCGCCTGCTCCGAGATCAAACATAAAGGATGTTTCCTTCACCCCGTAATCCACCATGTCTCCGTTACGGTAACCACTTACAAGCATGACCGTCTTATATTCTGGATTAGCCACCATCAGAGATCGTGCAACCTCCATTCCGGCCATCATGGAACCGCACATGGCCTCCATATCAAAACTCCAGGCATTTACAGCACCTATCTCTTTTGCCACATGCAGACCGGCCAGCCAGTTCAGATAATCTTTATGCTGAGCGCCGTTCCAGATCAGCACATCGATCTCTTCGGGATCAATACCAGCCATGGCAAGCGATTCTCTTGCAGCCTCAATTCCCATGAAGGACGTTGTGTCCCCGGGACCGGGAACCGGCTTCTTATCAACACCAAATTTAAGACGGATCACATCTTCCGGGATTCCGGTTTTATCGGCTATATCCTGTGAACTGAGAAACTCAGAAGGTGTATAAGTCCCCAGTCCGATAATGCCTATGTTTTCATTTTTCATAAATTCCAGCCTTTCCTATATCCTCGTTACAGTCCCAGATATGCTTTTTCAACTTCAGGATTATTTGCCAATTCCTCTGCTGTTCCCTGGATGACAATATTTCCATTGTCCATGACATATCCACGGTCAACGGCACGCAGGCTCTCTCTTACATTCTGTTCTGTCACAAGGATACGTACGTCTTTTTTCATTTCAATAAGAATATTGAACAGATCATGAA
This genomic window from Oceanispirochaeta sp. M1 contains:
- a CDS encoding acetyl-CoA hydrolase/transferase family protein, which gives rise to MSNWKSSLNKKEKSIEDAVRSLPRKAAVIMGMASMESQGFMSELHKYADHFEHLRIISCLNMQSYEFCENPEYEGIFMNENWFFGPSNRKAAKLGYNLVDFIPNNLHQAGTNKLDALKEEGVSIVYWGPSTAMREENGFFNLGLSNVYELEAVEAADLVVMEVNKYVPWIHGDTQVHIRDVDMVVYYDAPIPSIPTLESAGVEKEIAVHIAELVEDGSTLQIGIGGIPNAVAALLGNKKNLGIHTEMFTESMIDLFEKGAVNNSKKSLWPNKFVFTFALGSQRMYDWLDDNPAVLEMRGKYVNDPDVIAMNDNMVSINTAITVDLAGQVCSESLGPVQYSGTGGQLDTHRGAQKAKNGKGIIALRSTAKKGTISTIVSTLPPGSAVTVPRQDLDWVATEFGTVHLRGRTLSERAEALISIAHPEFREQLTNEAIELGYIHSKARSLPNKEASDSVVLRSK
- a CDS encoding beta-ketoacyl-ACP reductase gives rise to the protein MNLNGKVCVVTGGARGIGKQIVENFAAAGAKTVIALDMNFDGFEEISSKYTNVKSKVLNVTSSDDVKSVCAEILKEEGSVEVLVNNAGITRDNLIQKMSDEDWDAVINVNLKGVFLITRELAPGMIEKNNGSIINMASIVGVVGNVGQSNYAATKGGVITLTKTWAKEFARKGAQVRVNAIAPGFIRTPMTEKMPEKILDLMVGKTPLARMGEAEDVANAALFLASDKASFVTAQTLGVDGGLVL
- a CDS encoding 3-oxoacyl-ACP synthase translates to MKNENIGIIGLGTYTPSEFLSSQDIADKTGIPEDVIRLKFGVDKKPVPGPGDTTSFMGIEAARESLAMAGIDPEEIDVLIWNGAQHKDYLNWLAGLHVAKEIGAVNAWSFDMEAMCGSMMAGMEVARSLMVANPEYKTVMLVSGYRNGDMVDYGVKETSFMFDLGAGGAAMILRKGHNANILTASAFRGDGDFSTDCIVKAGGTKNWPMKAEDTDKLHFEIDDVDSFKQKLGERTLPNFFAVIDDSLKKSGLERKDLDYLAILHFKKSTHDYILKELGLNEDQTTYLNEYGHIGQNDQVISLLEGLKSGKVKDGDNIVMVGAGIGFVWAACAVKWGPVSG